A region of Neovison vison isolate M4711 chromosome 7, ASM_NN_V1, whole genome shotgun sequence DNA encodes the following proteins:
- the PAK4 gene encoding serine/threonine-protein kinase PAK 4, with protein sequence MFGKKKKRVEISAPSNFEHRVHTGFDQHEQKFTGLPRQWQSLIEESARRPKPLVDPACITSIQPGAPKTIVRGSKGAKDGALTLLLDEFENMSVTRSNSLRRDSPPPPARARQENGMPTEPARAAPEKAGSQGRGAGRSEAGGSGGDRRRVGPEKRPKSSREGSGGPQESSRDKRPLSGPDVGTPQPAGLAGGAKAAAGRPFNTYPRADTDHLARGVQGEPHSLAPNGPSAGGLAVPQSSSASRPPTRARGPPSPGVLGPHASEPQLAPLARPVTAPTPAGPPAPGPPGPRSPQREPQRVSHEQFRAALQLVVDPGDPRSYLDNFIKIGEGSTGIVCIATVRSSGRLVAVKKMDLRKQQRRELLFNEVVIMRDYQHENVVEMYNSYLVGDELWVVMEFLEGGALTDIVTHTRMNEEQIAAVCLAVLQALAVLHAQGVIHRDIKSDSILLTHDGRVKLSDFGFCAQVSKEVPRRKSLVGTPYWMAPELISRLPYGPEVDIWSLGVMVIEMVDGEPPYFNEPPLKAMKMIRDNLPPRLKNLHKVSPSLKGFLDRLLVRDPAQRATAAELLKHPFLAKAGPPASIVPLMRQNRTR encoded by the exons ATGtttgggaagaagaagaagagggtcGAGATCTCCGCGCCATCCAACTTTGAGCACCGCGTGCACACAGGCTTCGACCAGCACGAGCAGAAGTTCACGGGGCTGCCCCGCCAGTGGCAGAGCCTGATTGAGGAGTCGGCTCGCCGGCCCAAGCCCCTTGTGGACCCTGCCTGCATCACCTCCATCCAGCCCGGGGCCCCCAAG ACCATCGTGCGGGGCAGCAAAGGCGCCAAGGATGGGGCCCTCACGCTGCTACTCGACGAGTTTGAGAACATGTCGGTGACACGCTCCAACTCCCTGCGGAGAGACAGCCCCCCGCCACCTGCCCGTGCCCGCCAGGAAAACGGGATGCCCACAGAGCCGGCCAGAGCAGCCCCAGAGAAGGCGGGCAGCCAAGGCCGGGGTGCTGGTCGCAGCGAGGCGGGTGGCAGCGGTGGTGACAGGCGGCGGGTGGGGCCAGAGAAGAGGCCCAAGTCTTCCAGGGAGGGCTCAGGAGGACCCCAGGAGTCCTCCCGGGACAAACGCCCCCTCTCTGGGCCCGACGTCGGCACCCCGCAACCTGCCGGTCTGGCTGGTGGGGCCAAAGCGGCAGCTGGTCGGCCCTTTAACACGTACCCGAGGGCTGACACGGACCACCTGGCCCGGGGTGTCCAG GGGGAGCCTCATAGCCTGGCCCCCAACGGGCCATCGGCCGGGGGCCTGGCAGTCCCCCAGTCCTCCTCCGCCTCCCGGCCTCCCACCCGAGCCCGCGGACCCCCCAGCCCAggagtgctgggcccccatgcCTCTGAGCCCCAGCTGGCTCCTCTAGCCCGCCCTGTCACTGCCCCTACCCCCGCCGGGCCCCCGGCCCCTGGGCCCCCCGGGCCCCGCTCGCCACAGCGGGAACCCCAGCGAGTGTCGCACGAGCAGTTCCGAGCTGCCTTGCAGCTGGTAGTGGACCCTGGCGACCCTCGCTCCTACCTGGACAACTTCATCAAGATCGGCGAGGGCTCCACGGGCATCGTGTGTATCGCCACTGTGCGCAGCTCAGGCAGGCTGGTGGCGGTTAAGAAGATGGACCTGCGCAAGCAGCAGAGGCGCGAGCTCCTCTTCAATGAG GTGGTGATCATGCGGGACTACCAGCACGAGAATGTGGTGGAGATGTACAACAGCTACCTGGTCGGGGACGAGCTCTGGGTAGTCATGGAGTTTCTGGAGGGTGGCGCCCTCACGGACATCGTCACTCACACCAG GATGAACGAGGAGCAGATCGCCGCCGTGTGCCTGGCCGTGCTTCAGGCCCTGGCTGTGCTCCACGCACAGGGAGTTATCCACCGCGACATCAAGAGCGACTCCATCCTGCTGACCCACGACGGCAGG GTGAAGCTCTCAGACTTCGGATTCTGTGCGCAAGTCAGCAAGGAGGTACCACGGAGGAAATCCCTGGTCGGCACGCCCTACTGGATGGCCCCAGAGCTCATCTCTCGCCTTCCCTATGGGCCAGAG GTAGACATCTGGTCTCTGGGGGTGATGGTGATCGAGATGGTAGACGGGGAGCCCCCCTACTTCAATGAGCCCCCCCTCAAAGCCATGAAGATGATTCGGGACAACTTGCCACCTCGACTGAAAAATCTGCACAAG gtgtcaccctccctgaagggcttCCTGGACCGCCTGCTGGTGCGTGACCCAGCCCAGCGGGCCACAGCGGCTGAGCTGCTCAAGCACCCTTTCCTGGCCAAAGCGGGCCCGCCCGCCAGCATCGTGCCCCTCATGCGCCAGAACCGTACCAGATGA
- the NCCRP1 gene encoding F-box only protein 50, which yields MEVESDRHALGGGMEADEPASPQEPPSPPPPPSPPSPAAPDTPGPPQPEQPTEAYARQLLLEEWRPPGGSLELPPRLTWKLLFLRRPLYRNLLRSPNPEGINIYEPAPPTGPTQQPLETLGNFRGWYIRTEKLQHDRSWTVKQQCVDLLAEGLWEELLDDEQPDITVMDWYEDSRLDTCVYELHVWLLAADRRSVIAQHHVAPRSSGRGPPGRWLQVSHVFRQYGPGVRFVHFLHKTKNRREPGGLRRTRVTDSSVSVQFRE from the exons ATGGAGGTGGAAAGCGACCGACACGCGCTCGGAGGCGGGATGGAGGCCGACGAGCCCGCCAGCCCCCAGGAGCCGCCgtcgccgcccccgccgccgtcgccgccgtCCCCGGCTGCCCCCGACACCCCGGGGCCCCCCCAGCCGGAGCAGCCGACGGAAGCCTACGCCCGGCAGCTGCTGCTGGAGGAGTGGAGGCCCCCGGGCGGGAGCCTGGAGCTACCCCCGCGCCTCACCTGGAAGCTGCTCTTCCTGCGGCGGCCGCTCTACCGCAACCTGCTGCGTTCGCCCAACCCCGAAG GCATCAACATTTATGAGCCAGCACCCCCTACTGGTcccacccagcagcccctggAGACTCTGG GCAACTTCCGAGGCTGGTACATTAGGACCGAGAAGCTCCAGCATGACCGCAG CTGGACGGTGAAGCAGCAGTGTGTGGACCTTCTGGCCGAGGGCCTGTGGGAGGAGCTCCTTGACGATGAGCAGCCAGACATCACGGTCATGGACTG GTACGAGGACAGCCGGCTAGACACGTGTGTCTATGAGCTGCACGTCTGGTTGCTGGCAGCTGACCGCCGCTCAGTCATCGCGCAACACCACGTGGCCCCCCGATCCTCTGGGCGGGGCCCCCCCGGCCGCTGGCTCCAG GTGTCCCATGTCTTCCGCCAGTACGGTCCTGGCGTGCGCTTCGTTCACTTCCTGCACAAGACCAAGAATCGGAGGGAGCCTGGCGGGCTGCGGCGGACAAGGGTGACGGACTCCTCCGTGTCTGTGCAATTCAGGGAATGA
- the SYCN gene encoding syncollin produces MSPLCPLLLALALAAVPGGRAACPAPADLKKPDGTRTCARLYDKSDPYYQNCCGGAQLSLEPGADLPFLPSDWTNVASSLVVAPRCEITVWSLRGKAGKTRKFSAGAYPRLEEFRKGIFGDWSNTIASLYCRCPPGSASAPARSLSSASAARARPPDPLVPDPQCY; encoded by the exons ATGTCCCCGCTCTGCCCCCTGctgctggccctggccctggcggCCGTCCCTGGCGGCCGAGCTGCCTGCCCGGCCCCCGCGGACCTCAAGAAGCCCGACGGGACGCGCACGTGCGCCAGGCTGTACGACAAGAGCGACCCCTATTACCAGAACTGCTGCGGGGGCGCCCAGCTGTCGCTGGAGCCCGGCGCCGACCTGCCCTTCCTGCCCTCTGACTGGACAAACGTCGCCTCCTCGCTGGTGGTGGCCCCGCGCTGCGAGATCACCGTGTGGTCCCTCCGCGGCAAGGCCGGCAAGACGCGCAAGTTCTCGGCGGGAGCCTACCCGCGCCTTGAAGAGTTCCGCAAGGGTATCTTTGGCGACTGGTCCAACACCATCGCGTCGCTCTACTGCAGGTGCCCGCCCGGCTCCGCCTCCGCCCCCGCCCGCAGCCTCTCCTCCGCGTCCGCGGCACGAGCCCGGCCCCCAGACCCCTTGGTCCCTGACCCCCA GTGTTACTGA